From Rhodothermales bacterium, the proteins below share one genomic window:
- a CDS encoding ribose-phosphate pyrophosphokinase — protein sequence MLTSFRGHPITLFAGRSNPMLAERIAEAYGQNLGNLIIKKFSDGEIYCRYDESIRGTDLFIIQSTCPPGDNWIELLLLIDAAKRASAARITAVIPYFGYARQERKDQPRVSIAAKMMANMLTVAGVDRILTMDLHAPQIQGFFDLPVDHLYGSAVFTDYFQALNLTNLVVVAPDIGALKMARAYAKRLGADLAVIDKRRPRQNEAEAMNIIGEVEGKNVLIMDDIVDTAGTLTSAAQALRNAGALEIMAACTHPLLSGPAYDRIESSALTRLVVTDSIPLPRPSPRIEVVSVAGIFADAIRRIYTDESVSTLFLP from the coding sequence ATGCTAACGTCGTTCAGGGGCCATCCGATCACGCTGTTTGCGGGGCGGTCCAATCCTATGCTGGCCGAGCGTATCGCGGAAGCGTACGGTCAGAACCTGGGTAATCTGATTATCAAGAAGTTTTCCGACGGAGAGATCTATTGCCGCTACGACGAGTCGATTCGCGGCACGGATCTGTTCATCATCCAGAGCACATGTCCGCCCGGCGACAACTGGATCGAGCTGCTCCTGCTGATCGATGCCGCCAAGCGGGCCTCGGCGGCGCGGATCACGGCGGTTATCCCGTACTTCGGCTATGCGCGGCAGGAGCGCAAGGATCAGCCTCGCGTCTCGATCGCGGCCAAGATGATGGCCAACATGCTGACCGTCGCCGGCGTCGACCGCATTCTGACCATGGATTTGCATGCACCGCAAATTCAGGGATTTTTCGACTTGCCGGTGGATCATTTATATGGGTCTGCTGTTTTTACGGACTATTTTCAGGCCCTCAACCTGACCAATCTGGTCGTGGTCGCGCCCGATATCGGTGCCCTCAAGATGGCCCGCGCCTATGCCAAGCGGCTCGGGGCGGATCTTGCGGTGATCGACAAGCGGCGGCCCCGCCAGAACGAAGCCGAGGCGATGAACATCATCGGCGAGGTCGAGGGGAAAAACGTGCTGATCATGGACGACATCGTCGACACGGCCGGCACGTTGACCAGCGCCGCCCAGGCGCTCCGCAATGCGGGTGCGCTGGAGATCATGGCCGCCTGTACGCATCCGTTGCTGTCCGGGCCGGCCTACGATCGGATCGAGTCGTCCGCGCTGACGCGGCTGGTGGTGACGGATTCGATTCCGTTGCCGCGGCCATCCCCGCGTATCGAGGTGGTCAGCGTGGCCGGCATTTTCGCCGATGCGATCCGTCGCATTTACACGGACGAGTCGGTATCTACGCTTTTTTTGCCCTAA
- a CDS encoding 50S ribosomal protein L25, with amino-acid sequence MEFRTIEASPRGVGKKAVRQIRREGNVPCVLYGHNVEPQTFSMPAFGLFQLVRSEETHLVKIDLGGKSWECILKEIIYHPVSDEPIHADFQVLQRGEKITVQVPIRFIGTPKGQMDGGVTQHVLNELEISCLPKDIPGHIDIDVAGLTMGQSIHIRDLNVENIEFVGVPSQTIIAILAPRVATDAGEGEAAPAAEADAE; translated from the coding sequence ATGGAATTTAGAACGATCGAAGCCTCGCCGCGCGGGGTTGGTAAAAAGGCCGTACGGCAGATCCGGCGCGAAGGCAACGTACCCTGCGTGCTGTACGGCCACAACGTCGAACCTCAGACGTTCAGCATGCCGGCGTTCGGCCTGTTCCAGCTCGTCCGCTCCGAAGAAACGCACCTCGTCAAGATCGACCTGGGCGGCAAGAGCTGGGAGTGCATCCTGAAGGAGATCATCTATCACCCGGTGTCTGACGAGCCGATCCACGCGGATTTCCAGGTGCTCCAGCGCGGCGAAAAGATCACCGTCCAGGTGCCGATCCGGTTCATCGGCACGCCGAAGGGCCAGATGGACGGCGGCGTCACGCAGCACGTGCTCAACGAGCTCGAAATCAGCTGCCTGCCCAAGGACATCCCGGGCCACATCGACATCGATGTCGCCGGGCTGACGATGGGGCAGTCGATCCATATCCGCGATCTGAACGTGGAAAACATCGAGTTCGTCGGGGTGCCGAGCCAGACCATCATCGCGATCCTGGCGCCGCGCGTGGCGACCGATGCCGGCGAAGGCGAAGCCGCTCCTGCGGCGGAAGCCGACGCTGAGTGA
- the pth gene encoding aminoacyl-tRNA hydrolase, whose protein sequence is MARSKRLIIGLGNPGAEYADTRHNVGFMVVDALAASTKTTLSMEAGPVLMGWTSLRGFSVGFAKPLTYMNRSGGAVKGLLKRHQLAPADMLVIVDDIHLDMGAVRIRQKGSSGGHNGVQDIIDSLQTTDFPRIRIGIGNDFPPGRQADYVLSPFAGSERPAIEEAVRIAHDAARVFVTDGIVTVMNRFNSRSSAERG, encoded by the coding sequence ATGGCTCGCTCGAAACGCCTCATCATCGGCCTCGGTAACCCGGGTGCCGAATACGCCGATACCCGGCACAACGTGGGTTTCATGGTCGTCGATGCCCTCGCAGCCTCGACCAAGACAACGCTCTCGATGGAGGCTGGTCCTGTCCTGATGGGATGGACCAGCCTCCGCGGCTTTTCTGTAGGCTTCGCCAAACCACTCACGTACATGAACCGGAGCGGCGGCGCGGTGAAGGGGCTCCTCAAGCGCCACCAGCTCGCGCCGGCCGATATGCTGGTCATTGTGGACGACATCCATCTCGATATGGGCGCGGTAAGAATCCGCCAGAAAGGGTCGTCGGGAGGACACAATGGAGTGCAGGATATTATAGATAGCCTCCAGACCACCGATTTCCCTAGGATCCGCATTGGTATTGGCAATGATTTTCCCCCGGGCAGGCAGGCCGATTATGTGTTATCGCCCTTCGCCGGAAGCGAACGGCCCGCGATCGAAGAAGCCGTACGCATCGCACACGATGCGGCGCGGGTTTTTGTCACCGACGGCATTGTGACCGTGATGAACAGATTTAATAGTCGATCCAGCGCGGAACGCGGGTGA
- a CDS encoding sodium-translocating pyrophosphatase translates to MDTSITPYLIPVAGILALFYAFLKTQWVNRQDPGTEHMQEIAASIAEGARAFLRREYRVLAVFVLVVAVLLAVANMANPNSSWFVAVSFVIGALCSAGAGFIGMNVATKANVRTTNAARTGLAQALNVAFSGGLVMGLSVVGLGLFGLGTLFLAYDNLTDWDTIKIINVVTGFSLGASSIALFARVGGGIYTKAADVGADLAGKVYEGIPEDDPRNPATIADNVGDNVGDVAGMGADLFESYVGSIIGTMVLGAGATFVSGLQAEGASALGAVMLPLALAAVGIIVSILGSFFVKVKEGGNPQRGLNTGEFGAAGVMAVASYFIIRLFLPESWVMDGVTFSSTGVFVAVLIGLAAGVLIGLVTEYYTATDTRPVHGIARQSLTGAATNIIAGLGVGMFSTGIPALLLAFGIIGANHFAGLYGIAIAALGMLSVTGIQLAVDAYGPISDNAGGIAEMAELPHEVRERTDKLDAVGNTTAAIGKGFAIGSAALTALALFAAFMQQADVRTIDVSQPVILAGMLIGAMLPYVFSAMAMGAVGRAAGDMINEVGRQFREIPGLREGKAKADYARCVDISTKAAIREMIAPGLLAVIVPVVVGFVDKNMLGGLLAGVTASGVLLAIFQSNAGGAWDNAKKLIESKVTFDGVTYGKGSDAHKAAVTGDTVGDPLKDTSGPSLNILIKLIAVVSLVIAPLL, encoded by the coding sequence ATGGATACATCGATTACACCCTATCTCATACCGGTAGCCGGTATCCTGGCGTTGTTCTACGCCTTTCTGAAGACCCAGTGGGTAAACAGGCAGGATCCGGGCACCGAACACATGCAGGAAATCGCGGCCTCCATCGCCGAAGGGGCGCGCGCGTTTCTTCGCCGCGAGTACCGGGTGCTGGCCGTATTCGTGCTCGTGGTGGCCGTGCTGCTGGCGGTCGCGAACATGGCGAACCCCAACTCCTCGTGGTTCGTGGCGGTATCGTTCGTGATCGGCGCGCTCTGTTCGGCAGGCGCCGGCTTTATCGGCATGAACGTCGCCACCAAAGCCAACGTCCGCACCACCAATGCGGCGCGGACGGGGCTGGCGCAGGCGCTGAACGTCGCGTTCTCCGGCGGTCTGGTAATGGGCCTGTCCGTCGTCGGGCTCGGGCTCTTCGGGCTCGGCACGCTGTTTCTCGCCTACGACAACCTGACGGACTGGGACACCATCAAGATCATCAACGTGGTGACCGGCTTTTCGCTGGGCGCGTCCTCGATTGCGCTCTTCGCGCGCGTCGGCGGCGGGATCTACACGAAGGCGGCCGATGTCGGCGCCGACCTCGCCGGCAAGGTCTACGAAGGCATTCCGGAGGATGACCCGCGCAACCCGGCCACCATCGCCGACAACGTGGGCGACAACGTGGGCGACGTGGCCGGCATGGGCGCCGACCTCTTCGAGAGCTATGTCGGTTCGATCATCGGCACCATGGTGCTCGGCGCCGGCGCGACGTTTGTGTCGGGCCTCCAGGCGGAAGGGGCTTCGGCCCTCGGCGCCGTGATGCTGCCGCTCGCGCTCGCCGCGGTGGGCATTATCGTATCGATTCTTGGCTCTTTCTTCGTCAAGGTGAAGGAAGGCGGCAACCCGCAGCGGGGCCTCAATACGGGCGAATTCGGCGCGGCCGGCGTCATGGCTGTCGCCTCCTACTTCATCATCCGCCTGTTTCTTCCCGAGTCCTGGGTCATGGACGGCGTCACCTTCAGCTCCACGGGCGTATTCGTGGCGGTGCTGATCGGCCTCGCCGCCGGCGTCCTGATCGGACTCGTCACCGAATATTACACCGCGACCGATACGCGGCCCGTTCACGGCATCGCGCGGCAGAGCCTCACCGGCGCCGCGACCAACATCATCGCCGGCCTCGGGGTGGGGATGTTCTCCACGGGGATTCCGGCGCTCCTGCTGGCATTCGGCATCATCGGCGCGAATCACTTCGCCGGGCTCTACGGGATCGCCATCGCAGCGCTGGGGATGCTTTCCGTGACCGGCATTCAGCTCGCGGTGGACGCGTACGGCCCGATTTCGGACAACGCCGGCGGCATCGCCGAGATGGCCGAACTGCCGCATGAAGTCCGCGAACGCACCGACAAGCTCGACGCCGTTGGCAACACGACGGCCGCCATCGGCAAGGGCTTTGCCATCGGTTCGGCGGCGCTCACCGCGCTCGCCTTGTTCGCCGCGTTCATGCAACAGGCGGACGTTCGGACGATCGACGTCTCCCAGCCCGTCATTCTGGCCGGTATGCTCATCGGGGCCATGCTGCCCTATGTCTTCAGCGCCATGGCGATGGGCGCCGTCGGCCGCGCGGCCGGCGACATGATCAACGAAGTCGGCCGGCAATTCCGCGAAATCCCCGGCCTTCGCGAGGGCAAGGCCAAGGCCGACTACGCGCGCTGCGTGGATATCTCGACCAAGGCCGCCATCCGCGAAATGATCGCTCCGGGTCTCCTCGCGGTCATCGTGCCGGTCGTCGTCGGGTTCGTCGACAAGAACATGCTCGGCGGTCTGCTCGCCGGCGTGACCGCGTCCGGCGTGCTGCTCGCCATCTTCCAGTCCAACGCCGGCGGCGCCTGGGACAACGCGAAGAAGCTGATCGAGAGCAAGGTCACGTTCGACGGCGTCACGTACGGTAAGGGCAGCGACGCGCACAAGGCGGCCGTCACGGGCGATACCGTGGGCGATCCGCTCAAGGACACGAGCGGCCCGAGCCTCAACATCCTGATCAAGCTGATCGCGGTCGTCTCGCTGGTGATCGCGCCACTGCTCTGA
- the sucB gene encoding 2-oxoglutarate dehydrogenase, E2 component, dihydrolipoamide succinyltransferase, whose translation MAKVDVKMPKMGESITEGTVIVWHKKPGERIELDEPLLEIGTDKVDTEVPASAAGVLHQILVEEGATVEVGTVIAVIETEAEAAVEAAPAPAPAAPKAEPVAPKAEPAAPKAEPAPQPAPAAGGGKVVVVMPKMGESITEGTIIAWHKQPGDAVELDEPLLEIGTDKVDTEVPAVAAGTLERILVAEGETVAVGTQLAIIATGAGAAVEAPAPAPAPRAEASGDGAPPAAPAPTPRAVAAPVEAEEAADGRFLSPLVRSIAEKEGLTSAELARIAGSGRDGRITKKDILAHLENRQQAPAAAPARPAPAPVVAPSRTDVVAGERVEIVEMDRMRQIIAEHMVRSKATSPHVTSFAEVDVTNLVQLREANKQAFQAREGIKLTFTPFMVQAAVEALREHPILNASVDDKRIIMKKDFHIGIAVAIDASRLVVPVIRDAGQKNLAGLAHAANDLATRARSKRLQPNDLQGGTFTVTNIGSVGSLMGTPIINQPQVAILATGAIKKRPVVLEDPKLGDVIAIRHMMYISLSYDHRIIDGAMAASFLRHYVGIMEGHDPRATV comes from the coding sequence ATGGCGAAGGTTGACGTGAAAATGCCCAAGATGGGCGAAAGCATCACCGAAGGCACGGTAATCGTCTGGCACAAGAAGCCCGGCGAGCGCATCGAGCTGGACGAGCCGCTGCTCGAAATCGGCACGGACAAGGTCGACACCGAGGTGCCGGCCTCTGCCGCCGGGGTGCTGCACCAGATCCTGGTCGAAGAAGGAGCCACCGTGGAGGTGGGCACCGTCATCGCCGTTATCGAAACGGAAGCGGAGGCCGCCGTCGAGGCTGCCCCGGCTCCGGCGCCCGCGGCTCCGAAGGCCGAGCCCGTGGCCCCGAAGGCCGAGCCCGCGGCTCCGAAGGCCGAACCTGCCCCGCAGCCCGCGCCGGCCGCCGGCGGAGGCAAGGTTGTCGTGGTCATGCCCAAGATGGGTGAGAGCATCACGGAAGGGACGATCATCGCGTGGCACAAACAGCCCGGCGACGCCGTGGAGCTCGATGAGCCGCTGCTGGAGATCGGCACGGACAAGGTGGATACCGAGGTGCCGGCCGTCGCCGCGGGTACGCTCGAACGCATCCTGGTGGCCGAGGGCGAGACGGTCGCGGTAGGCACCCAGCTCGCCATCATCGCCACCGGCGCTGGCGCCGCGGTGGAAGCCCCGGCGCCGGCTCCCGCGCCCCGCGCCGAGGCCTCGGGCGACGGCGCGCCGCCGGCCGCTCCCGCACCGACGCCCCGCGCGGTGGCTGCCCCGGTCGAGGCCGAAGAAGCAGCCGACGGCCGCTTCCTGTCCCCGCTGGTGCGCTCCATCGCGGAGAAAGAAGGCCTGACATCGGCCGAACTCGCCCGGATCGCCGGCAGCGGACGCGACGGACGGATCACCAAAAAAGACATTCTCGCACACCTCGAGAACCGGCAGCAAGCGCCCGCCGCCGCACCCGCGCGCCCCGCGCCGGCGCCGGTGGTTGCTCCGTCGCGGACGGACGTGGTGGCCGGCGAGCGGGTGGAGATCGTCGAAATGGACCGCATGCGGCAGATCATCGCCGAGCACATGGTCCGCTCCAAAGCCACCTCCCCGCACGTCACGTCGTTTGCGGAGGTGGATGTGACCAACCTGGTGCAGCTGCGCGAGGCCAACAAACAGGCGTTCCAGGCGCGCGAGGGCATCAAGCTGACCTTTACGCCGTTCATGGTGCAGGCGGCCGTCGAGGCGCTGCGTGAACATCCGATCCTCAATGCGTCGGTCGACGACAAGCGGATCATCATGAAGAAGGATTTTCACATCGGCATCGCGGTGGCGATCGACGCGTCGCGGCTGGTCGTCCCGGTAATTCGCGACGCCGGCCAGAAAAACCTCGCCGGCCTGGCCCATGCGGCCAACGACCTCGCGACGCGCGCGCGCTCCAAGCGGCTCCAGCCCAACGACCTGCAGGGCGGGACGTTTACCGTGACGAACATCGGTTCCGTCGGCAGCCTGATGGGCACGCCGATCATCAACCAGCCCCAGGTGGCCATCCTGGCGACCGGCGCGATCAAGAAGCGCCCGGTGGTGCTGGAGGACCCGAAGCTCGGCGACGTTATTGCGATCCGTCACATGATGTACATCTCGCTCTCGTACGATCACCGGATCATCGACGGCGCGATGGCGGCCTCGTTCCTGCGCCACTATGTCGGGATTATGGAGGGCCACGACCCCCGCGCCACGGTTTAA
- a CDS encoding tyrosine-type recombinase/integrase produces the protein MSELNRRIEDFVKEYLKEKSPETTGTYRRSLNEFERWFARESVDFRFGVDDVEAYKAYLMGERGLHQVSVSTYLTALRRLCQYLVDIGLLGENPARSVKGNRRPNTHSRAVLTQGEIDQLIEKMENVSQIGKRDVALINMMLFAGLSEIELIRANVQDLEQTLLGWFLRVQGKGRTVKDQQVPIDPHVMERLQDYMATRQRVHPDNPLFVSHGHRSEGQRLNTRSVRSRINLHLKDAGIKRRGVTPHSLTHTAALLWLNNGMTLEEVRQRMRHGTLETTMIYFKKQGLLNLDPEELKKLNL, from the coding sequence GTGTCCGAACTCAATCGGCGCATCGAGGATTTTGTCAAGGAGTACCTGAAGGAGAAGAGCCCGGAAACGACGGGCACGTACCGTCGCTCCCTCAACGAGTTCGAGCGCTGGTTCGCGCGGGAGTCGGTCGACTTCCGTTTCGGCGTCGACGATGTCGAGGCCTACAAGGCGTATCTGATGGGGGAGCGCGGGCTGCACCAGGTATCGGTATCGACCTATCTCACGGCGCTCCGCCGGCTCTGCCAGTACCTGGTGGATATCGGCTTGCTGGGGGAAAACCCGGCCCGCTCGGTCAAGGGGAACCGGCGTCCCAACACCCATTCGCGCGCCGTGCTCACCCAGGGCGAGATCGATCAGCTGATCGAGAAGATGGAGAACGTGTCGCAGATCGGCAAACGGGATGTGGCGCTGATCAACATGATGCTGTTCGCCGGCCTCAGCGAGATCGAACTCATCCGGGCGAACGTGCAGGATCTGGAGCAGACGCTGCTCGGCTGGTTCCTGCGGGTTCAGGGCAAGGGGCGCACGGTCAAGGACCAGCAGGTGCCCATCGATCCGCATGTGATGGAGCGGTTGCAGGACTACATGGCCACCCGTCAGCGCGTCCATCCGGACAATCCGCTGTTCGTGTCGCACGGTCACCGCTCGGAAGGCCAGCGCCTCAACACGCGCTCGGTCCGCAGCCGGATCAACCTGCATCTGAAGGACGCCGGCATCAAGCGTCGGGGCGTTACGCCGCACAGCCTCACGCACACGGCCGCGCTGCTCTGGCTCAACAACGGCATGACGCTCGAGGAGGTCCGCCAGCGTATGCGGCACGGTACGCTGGAGACGACGATGATCTATTTCAAGAAGCAGGGGCTGCTCAATCTGGATCCCGAGGAGCTGAAAAAGCTCAACCTGTAG
- a CDS encoding sulfite exporter TauE/SafE family protein: protein MIDDPIFYLIAIVAILISGIAKSGFGGGLGILAVPLMALRVEPGRAAAILLPILCVMDAVNIWHYRKSWDPANIKIMLPAGLLGVLIGAFTFRYLSDAHIRILIGLIAIVFSINFLRKRDADAPARGPSVARGTFWGLIAGFVSFGVHAGGPPANVYLLPQRLPKSLFVGTLVVMFTIINFVKLVPYAMLGQLSASNMSTSLILSPLAPLGVWLGLRLHAVVDERWFYPLVYAFLFMTGVKLLYDGLSGL, encoded by the coding sequence GTGATTGACGACCCCATTTTTTACCTGATCGCCATCGTTGCCATCCTGATATCGGGCATCGCCAAAAGCGGGTTCGGCGGAGGGCTCGGCATCCTGGCGGTTCCGTTGATGGCGCTCCGCGTCGAGCCCGGGCGGGCGGCGGCCATCCTGCTCCCCATTCTTTGCGTGATGGATGCCGTGAACATCTGGCATTACCGCAAGAGCTGGGATCCCGCGAACATCAAGATCATGCTGCCGGCGGGGCTGCTCGGCGTGTTGATCGGGGCCTTCACGTTCCGTTACCTGTCGGACGCGCACATCCGCATCCTGATCGGCCTCATCGCCATCGTGTTCTCGATCAACTTTCTCCGGAAGCGGGATGCCGACGCGCCGGCGCGCGGCCCGAGCGTCGCGCGGGGCACCTTCTGGGGGTTGATCGCGGGCTTCGTGAGCTTCGGGGTGCATGCCGGCGGCCCGCCGGCGAACGTCTACCTTCTGCCGCAGCGCCTCCCCAAATCGCTCTTCGTCGGCACGCTCGTGGTCATGTTCACGATCATCAACTTCGTGAAACTGGTGCCCTACGCCATGCTCGGCCAGCTGAGCGCGAGTAACATGTCCACCTCCCTGATCCTGTCGCCGCTGGCGCCGCTCGGCGTCTGGCTGGGGCTTCGGCTGCATGCCGTGGTCGACGAGCGGTGGTTTTATCCGCTCGTGTACGCCTTCCTGTTCATGACCGGCGTCAAGTTGCTCTACGACGGCCTTTCCGGGCTCTGA
- a CDS encoding Y-family DNA polymerase yields MRLGIGGGFEEDSNISFSTGDTVRYALVDCNNFYVSCERVFRPELNGRPVVVLSNNDGCVISRSSEAKALGIAMGAPYFQIRKELEKAGVAVFSSNYALYGDMSARVMSVLGAYTPEIDVYSIDEAFLELPDGADAAEVREAVWQHTGIPVSIGVGPTRTLAKIANRRAKGGPAGGSYELPTGSQLDAILAETPIEGVWGIGRRWTRLLRKERIANALALRDQPDAWVRKHLSVVGLRTAHELRGRPCIRMEDQPARQRSKMCTRSFKRPVSEIGELQEAVALFASRAAEKLRRERLAASMMQVYITTKRHGAGPSYTNSTTVTLPAPTDYTPTFVQQAHAALARIYKPGYPYRKAGICLFGLTAGGALQQDLFAPRCTRNDTALMQAMDALNQRYGRGTLFLAAEGIEKPWDMRQDFLSPHYTTRWDDLMAVR; encoded by the coding sequence GTGAGACTCGGCATTGGAGGAGGATTTGAGGAAGACAGCAACATCTCTTTTTCAACCGGGGATACGGTGCGGTACGCGCTCGTCGATTGCAACAATTTCTACGTCTCCTGTGAGCGGGTTTTTCGGCCGGAGCTGAACGGCCGGCCGGTTGTCGTATTGTCCAACAACGACGGGTGCGTCATCTCGCGTTCGTCCGAGGCCAAGGCGCTGGGGATCGCGATGGGTGCGCCGTATTTCCAGATCCGGAAAGAGCTGGAAAAGGCCGGCGTGGCGGTTTTTTCGTCGAACTACGCGCTCTACGGCGATATGTCGGCCCGGGTGATGAGCGTGCTGGGCGCGTACACGCCCGAGATCGATGTGTATTCGATCGACGAAGCCTTTCTCGAGCTTCCCGACGGGGCGGACGCCGCGGAAGTGCGCGAGGCGGTGTGGCAGCATACCGGAATCCCCGTCTCGATCGGCGTGGGGCCCACGCGGACGCTGGCGAAAATCGCAAACCGACGCGCGAAGGGCGGGCCGGCGGGGGGATCCTACGAGCTTCCGACGGGATCCCAGCTCGATGCGATCCTCGCGGAGACGCCCATCGAGGGCGTGTGGGGCATCGGCCGGCGGTGGACGCGTCTGCTCCGGAAGGAACGCATCGCGAACGCGCTGGCGCTGCGCGACCAGCCGGATGCCTGGGTGCGCAAGCACCTCTCGGTGGTGGGGTTGCGGACCGCGCACGAACTGCGTGGCCGGCCCTGCATCCGGATGGAAGATCAACCCGCCCGCCAGCGCAGCAAGATGTGCACGCGGTCGTTCAAGCGGCCGGTGAGCGAGATCGGGGAGCTTCAGGAAGCCGTCGCCCTCTTCGCCTCCCGCGCGGCCGAGAAGCTGCGGCGCGAGCGGCTCGCGGCGTCGATGATGCAGGTGTATATCACGACGAAGCGGCACGGCGCCGGCCCATCCTACACCAACAGCACCACCGTGACCCTGCCGGCGCCCACGGATTATACGCCCACGTTCGTGCAGCAGGCCCACGCCGCGCTCGCCCGCATCTACAAACCGGGCTATCCCTACCGGAAGGCGGGCATCTGTCTGTTCGGCCTGACGGCCGGCGGCGCCCTCCAGCAGGATCTCTTTGCGCCGCGCTGCACGCGGAACGACACCGCGCTCATGCAGGCCATGGATGCGCTGAACCAGCGGTATGGCCGGGGGACGCTCTTCCTCGCCGCCGAGGGCATCGAAAAGCCGTGGGACATGCGGCAGGACTTCCTTTCGCCGCACTATACCACGCGGTGGGATGATTTGATGGCGGTGCGGTAG
- a CDS encoding Gfo/Idh/MocA family oxidoreductase produces MPHYSRRDFLKTAAAGAAVAGLPALRPIERTRSADSLGIALVGLGYYSTDLLAPALQETTNVHLAGIVTGTPAKAKAWQEKYAIPQRNIYSYETFDKIADNPDIDIIYVVLPNVMHREYVVRAARAGKHVICEKPMAITEAECATMIEACDRAGVTLSIGYRMQYEPTTQHVMRNAREKTHGAVQFVTAGSGYREGRPDNWKVKKAMGGGAMMDMGVYSLQACRYAAGEEPVSVSAQTFTTRPQIFKDVDEITAFQLQFPSGAVANAHTSFANSMNHLEVRYERGWLKLDPFQAYGGIKGSTHEGPLNYPQRNQQATQMDEVADCIVNKKPMRVPGEEGMRDMRIVEAIYRSIAAGGTRIKLG; encoded by the coding sequence ATGCCTCACTATTCCCGCCGTGATTTTCTCAAGACGGCCGCCGCCGGCGCGGCCGTGGCCGGCCTTCCGGCTTTGCGCCCCATCGAACGCACCCGCTCGGCCGACTCGCTCGGCATCGCGCTGGTCGGGCTCGGCTACTATAGCACCGATTTGCTGGCGCCCGCGCTGCAGGAGACGACGAACGTCCATCTCGCCGGCATCGTGACGGGGACGCCGGCCAAGGCGAAAGCCTGGCAGGAGAAATACGCGATCCCGCAGCGGAATATCTACTCGTACGAGACCTTCGACAAGATCGCGGACAATCCCGACATCGACATCATCTATGTGGTGCTGCCGAATGTCATGCACAGGGAGTATGTCGTGCGGGCGGCTCGCGCCGGCAAACATGTCATCTGCGAAAAACCGATGGCCATCACGGAAGCCGAATGCGCCACGATGATCGAGGCGTGCGACCGGGCCGGCGTGACGCTTTCGATCGGGTACCGGATGCAGTACGAACCCACGACCCAGCACGTGATGCGCAATGCCCGGGAGAAAACGCACGGCGCCGTGCAGTTCGTGACCGCCGGCTCGGGCTATCGCGAGGGGCGGCCGGACAACTGGAAGGTGAAGAAGGCGATGGGGGGCGGCGCCATGATGGACATGGGCGTGTATTCGCTGCAGGCGTGCCGCTACGCCGCCGGCGAGGAGCCCGTCTCGGTATCCGCCCAGACGTTCACCACGCGTCCGCAGATCTTCAAGGACGTGGACGAAATCACCGCGTTCCAGCTGCAATTCCCGAGCGGCGCCGTCGCCAACGCCCATACCAGCTTCGCAAACAGCATGAATCACCTCGAAGTGCGCTACGAGCGGGGATGGCTCAAGCTGGATCCGTTCCAGGCCTATGGAGGCATCAAGGGCTCGACGCACGAGGGGCCGCTCAACTACCCGCAGCGCAACCAGCAGGCAACGCAGATGGACGAGGTGGCGGACTGTATCGTCAACAAGAAGCCCATGCGCGTCCCCGGCGAAGAAGGGATGCGGGACATGCGCATCGTCGAGGCCATCTACCGATCGATTGCCGCCGGCGGGACGAGGATTAAGCTGGGATGA